From Thiohalobacter sp.:
CCGGGAGATCCGAAGGGGCTGGCCTCCATCGTCTATACCTCCGGTACCACCGGCCGGCCCAAGGGCGTGATGCTCAGCCATCACAACATGCTCTCGGTGGCGCATGCCGCGCTGACCATGATCGATGTCTACCAGCAGGACCTGTTCCTGTCCTTCCTGCCGCTGTCGCACACGCTGGAGCGTACCGGCGGCTACTATCTGCCCATGATGGCAGGCGCCTCGGTGGCCTACGCCCGGTCGGTGAACCACCTGCCCGAGGACCTGCGCAGCGTCCGTCCCACTGCGCTCATCGCCGTGCCGCGTATCTTCGAGCGGGTCTATCTGCGCATCCATGACCAGCTCGCCGGCCAGTCGCGACTGAAGCAGGCCCTGTTCCGGGCCACGGTCAACGTGGGCTGGCACCGTTTCGAGCGCAGCCAGGGCCGCGCCGGCTGGCGACCGAAGCTGCTGTTGTGGCCGCTGCTGGAGCGACTGGTCGCGAGGCGGGTGGTGCAGGCACTGGGCGGCCGGCTGCGGGCCGCGGTCAGCGGCGGCGCCGCCATCCCCTTCCCGGTCGCGCGCACCTTCATCGGTCTGGGCGTGCCGCTGCTGCAGGGTTATGGCCTGACCGAGGCCAGTCCGGTGATTTCGGTCAACACCTTCGAGGACAACGACCCCGCCAGCGTCGGCGTGCCGCTGCGCGGCACCGAGGTGCGCATCGGCGAGCAGGACGAGCTGCTGGCGCGCGGTCCCGGCGTCATGCTCGGCTACTGGAACAACCATGCCGCCACCCGGCAGGTGATCGACGCCGAGGGCTGGCTGCACACGGGCGACCAGGCCCGCATCGAGCGCGGCCACATCTATATCACCGGCCGCATCAAGGACATCCTGGTACTGTCCAACGGCGAGAAGGTGCCGCCGGGGGACATGGAATCGGCCATTCTGCTCGACAGCCTGTTCTCGCAGGTGCTGGTCGTCGGCGAGGGCAGGCCCTGCCTGGCGGCGCTGGTGGTACTGGATCCGGAGCACTGGTTCGGCCTCGCCAGGGAGGCGGGCGTCGACCCCATGGACCCCGCCAGTCTCGAGAACGACCGGGTCAAGCAGACGGTGATCCGCCGTATCCGCGCCTGCCTGCACGACTTCCCGGGCTATGCCAAGATCCGGCGCGTATCGCTCAGCCTGGAGCCCTGGACCATGGACGACGACCTGCTCACCCCCACCCTCAAGGTCAAGCGGGCGAAGGTCATCGAGCGCTTCGCCGACCGCATCGAGCGGATGTACGGCTGACGCCGGGTGTTTCTGCGGGTCCGGCACTGCGGGCTTGCCACCCCGGCACCGCTGCGCGACCATGGCCCAACGGGAAGGCAGGCCATAACAACAGGGGGAGACC
This genomic window contains:
- a CDS encoding AMP-dependent synthetase/ligase → MKQAAFPDFDPAGLSEDVIPVEVAGTLDGLFRERVRRSPDAPAYHRHDCGQGWCTLSWRDMETEVARWRDALAAEGLRPGDRVAVLLRNSPEWVMFDQAAMSLGLVVVPLYLDDRPDNAAYILKDSDTRLLVVQSISHWRRLDEAIEQVEGLQRVVLVEGEVPGASERVRALADWLPARGGHTAPRPGDPKGLASIVYTSGTTGRPKGVMLSHHNMLSVAHAALTMIDVYQQDLFLSFLPLSHTLERTGGYYLPMMAGASVAYARSVNHLPEDLRSVRPTALIAVPRIFERVYLRIHDQLAGQSRLKQALFRATVNVGWHRFERSQGRAGWRPKLLLWPLLERLVARRVVQALGGRLRAAVSGGAAIPFPVARTFIGLGVPLLQGYGLTEASPVISVNTFEDNDPASVGVPLRGTEVRIGEQDELLARGPGVMLGYWNNHAATRQVIDAEGWLHTGDQARIERGHIYITGRIKDILVLSNGEKVPPGDMESAILLDSLFSQVLVVGEGRPCLAALVVLDPEHWFGLAREAGVDPMDPASLENDRVKQTVIRRIRACLHDFPGYAKIRRVSLSLEPWTMDDDLLTPTLKVKRAKVIERFADRIERMYG